From the Mycoplasma putrefaciens KS1 genome, the window ATTTAGAACTAAGAACGGCTACTAAAAATGACGCTAAGTTTGTTTTTTTTACAGTAGCAGTTTCTGAATATGGGTCAAATGGTGAAGAAAGAACTAACTTTATTCCCTGTTCAGCTTTTAATAAACTGGCTGAAAATATGGCGAAATATCTTTCAAAAGGAAGTTTAATTTCTCTTGAAGGAAGAGTCACAACAAGAAGTAACAAAACTCTTGATGGTAGAATTGAAACTATTGTCAACATCACAGCTGATCGAGTTAGTTTTTTAGAACCAGCTAAAAATAATGTTAAT encodes:
- a CDS encoding single-stranded DNA-binding protein, yielding MNRVCIVGRLTRDLELRTATKNDAKFVFFTVAVSEYGSNGEERTNFIPCSAFNKLAENMAKYLSKGSLISLEGRVTTRSNKTLDGRIETIVNITADRVSFLEPAKNNVNKNSYDFDSTISNEFHTNDSVQASNSSEEVQEQNQSDDDFSILWE